The Anaerolineales bacterium region GCAAAGATCAAAGCGGAAACAACCGCCTGCGTCCATTTGGATGAACCGATTTTATGCAACTGGTTCATGATGAAACTGCGTGTGATGAGATCCTCAAACAGCGCGCCGACCGCCGCCAGGAATGCCGACAGAATACGGAAGCCATTGATCTGCATCAAGTTGGCATCTGGGTCGAATTGACGGATGCTGGACAGGAACAGAAGCGCCCATAATATTCCAAGTATTAGCCCTGCGATGTTCGCGCCGATTCTGGAAGGCGCGCCTAATCCGCTGGATTTGAGAAAATCGCCAATGGATGCGCTCTTAACCATCCGATATACGACCGCCAGGATGATCAGAAAAGCGATCCAGAACCAAATTAGAACGCCAGTAACGGAGCCTTCAAGTGAAAAGCTCTGACGAAGCAGGTGCGGGAGCGGACCGAAGTTGGGTCCAACCAACGCCAGCAATAGAAGCGTAACTATTGCGATCCTTCGCCAAACAGCGCTTTTTTCATTCGTTTTTGTTTCCATTTCTACCTCCATGTAGATT contains the following coding sequences:
- a CDS encoding CPBP family glutamic-type intramembrane protease; translation: METKTNEKSAVWRRIAIVTLLLLALVGPNFGPLPHLLRQSFSLEGSVTGVLIWFWIAFLIILAVVYRMVKSASIGDFLKSSGLGAPSRIGANIAGLILGILWALLFLSSIRQFDPDANLMQINGFRILSAFLAAVGALFEDLITRSFIMNQLHKIGSSKWTQAVVSALIFALYHTVWGFNPFAFVFSVVYGLLLGGLFLWGKRSLTPVILGHSLVTLLSEPFATMLIFLVPGA